One stretch of Amycolatopsis sp. NBC_00345 DNA includes these proteins:
- a CDS encoding HIRAN domain-containing protein, protein MWSLFTKKAPAVAAPPRPAAVRTPPPPPRNAPKYLPLPDDGRFPVAGESHYQPALFAAARGQVAGQEFDEHLPVTAALTPEPENEWDHQAVRVDVLVGGRPLKVGYLPRELAAEYQPSLLTLRERGLVGTCAARITGGGERFYGIYLHLSRPRDLQVALGLAEPFVARRTEGAVLLRNDWSCTVTQEHAHQDVLARYAAAPGDEPRAVIASLSFCRIESGKYRGQEAIEVRLDGVRVGQLTHAMSQRYGDQVRALAGQGLAVTCEAFTIRTAKGVEVELRMPPGR, encoded by the coding sequence ATGTGGTCGCTGTTCACCAAGAAGGCACCGGCGGTGGCCGCGCCACCACGGCCGGCGGCCGTGCGGACGCCACCGCCACCGCCGCGGAACGCGCCGAAGTACCTGCCCTTGCCGGACGACGGACGGTTCCCGGTCGCCGGGGAATCGCACTACCAGCCGGCCCTGTTCGCGGCTGCGCGTGGCCAGGTCGCGGGCCAGGAATTCGACGAGCACCTCCCCGTCACGGCGGCGCTCACACCCGAGCCCGAGAACGAGTGGGACCACCAAGCCGTACGCGTCGACGTCCTGGTCGGCGGGCGGCCGTTGAAGGTCGGCTACCTGCCACGGGAACTCGCCGCCGAGTACCAGCCTTCGCTGCTCACTCTGCGGGAACGCGGTCTCGTGGGCACGTGCGCCGCGCGGATCACCGGCGGCGGCGAGAGGTTCTACGGCATCTACCTGCACCTCTCCCGGCCGCGCGATCTGCAGGTCGCGCTCGGGCTCGCGGAACCGTTCGTCGCCCGCCGGACGGAGGGCGCCGTCCTGCTGCGCAACGACTGGTCGTGCACGGTGACCCAAGAGCACGCGCACCAGGACGTGCTGGCGCGCTACGCAGCGGCTCCCGGCGACGAACCGCGGGCCGTGATCGCGTCCCTTTCCTTCTGCCGCATCGAAAGCGGGAAGTACCGCGGGCAGGAGGCGATCGAGGTCCGGCTGGACGGGGTGCGCGTCGGCCAGCTGACCCACGCCATGTCCCAGCGGTACGGTGACCAGGTGCGGGCGCTGGCCGGCCAGGGGCTCGCAGTCACGTGTGAAGCGTTCACGATCAGGACCGCCAAGGGCGTCGAGGTCGAACTGCGCATGCCGCCGGGCCGGTGA
- the rnhA gene encoding ribonuclease HI: MAEDNEQAVEIYTDGACSGNPGPGGWGAYLRYGRHERELYGGETTVTTNNRMELMAPIQALESLKRPSVVRIYTDSTYVRNGITQWVARWKKNGWQTQAKQPVKNADLWQRLESAGERHQVEWLWVKGHAGLPENEKADQLAVRGAKEAAESGVRRARA, translated from the coding sequence GTGGCGGAGGACAACGAACAGGCCGTGGAGATCTACACCGACGGCGCCTGCAGCGGCAATCCCGGACCCGGCGGCTGGGGCGCGTACCTGCGGTACGGCCGGCACGAGCGCGAGCTGTACGGCGGCGAGACCACGGTGACCACCAACAACCGCATGGAGCTGATGGCGCCGATCCAGGCGCTGGAGAGCCTCAAGCGCCCGTCGGTGGTGCGGATCTACACCGACAGCACCTACGTGCGCAACGGCATCACGCAATGGGTGGCCCGCTGGAAGAAGAACGGCTGGCAGACCCAGGCCAAGCAGCCCGTGAAGAACGCCGACCTCTGGCAGCGCCTCGAATCCGCAGGCGAGCGCCACCAGGTCGAGTGGCTGTGGGTCAAGGGGCACGCGGGCCTGCCGGAGAACGAGAAGGCGGACCAGCTCGCCGTGCGCGGCGCGAAGGAAGCCGCCGAGTCCGGGGTACGGCGCGCCCGGGCGTGA
- a CDS encoding DUF1801 domain-containing protein: MPKHTTVAEYVAAQPDGLRDVLEQLIPLVDAAMGGAGALWHGAPTWSAGAAPGKSPVCMTKAYSSYIAFTFWRGQLLGDTKGGIQLEPGAREMAHVKLRSLDDIDPALFATWIARAKELETQSVV, encoded by the coding sequence ATGCCGAAGCACACCACCGTCGCCGAGTACGTCGCCGCGCAGCCAGACGGGCTGCGGGACGTGCTGGAGCAGCTCATCCCCCTCGTCGACGCGGCGATGGGCGGGGCCGGGGCGCTCTGGCACGGGGCACCAACCTGGAGCGCGGGCGCCGCGCCGGGCAAGAGCCCGGTCTGCATGACCAAGGCGTACAGCTCGTACATCGCCTTCACGTTCTGGCGCGGGCAACTGCTCGGCGACACCAAGGGCGGCATCCAGCTCGAACCCGGCGCGCGCGAGATGGCGCACGTGAAGCTCCGCAGCCTCGACGACATCGATCCCGCGTTGTTCGCCACCTGGATCGCCCGCGCGAAGGAGCTGGAGACACAATCGGTCGTGTGA
- a CDS encoding YchJ family protein, whose product MSTSCPCGLGEPYDLCCGRFHDGSRPAPTAELLMRSRYCAFAVGDTAYLLETWHPTTRPKRLRLDDGQKWTGLEIIGRTGGGLLQNEGTVEFRAHYRLQGRSDAQHENSRFVREASRWFYLDAL is encoded by the coding sequence GTGAGCACCTCCTGCCCCTGCGGCCTCGGCGAGCCGTACGACCTCTGCTGCGGCCGGTTCCACGACGGAAGCCGGCCCGCGCCCACCGCCGAGCTGCTGATGCGTTCGCGTTACTGCGCGTTCGCCGTCGGGGATACCGCGTACCTGCTCGAAACCTGGCACCCGACGACCCGGCCGAAGCGGCTGCGGCTGGACGACGGGCAGAAGTGGACCGGGCTGGAGATCATCGGCCGCACCGGCGGCGGGCTGCTGCAGAACGAGGGCACCGTCGAGTTCCGCGCGCACTACCGGCTCCAGGGCCGGTCCGACGCGCAGCACGAGAACAGCCGCTTCGTCCGCGAAGCAAGTCGCTGGTTTTACCTCGACGCGCTCTGA
- a CDS encoding glycoside hydrolase family 2 protein, which translates to MTHRRPKIPVRLLAVVTLAVAVSGIAVPAATSAAGPEPARAVLSVGAAAGTAVPVPGYLIQSSARVSDDAAVSKPGFPVKGWYPVGARSTVYAGLLANGKYPDPFYSTAMKNVPTADFKVPWWYRTDLTLDDPAQRTYLDFSGVLSKADVWVNGTRVATKEQVNGAYTRHDLDVTALVHGGTNSVAFKVYPNDPDKDLSMGWIDWAQTPPDQNMGIVRDVLVRRGGPVALRGGHVVTKLAVPALDHAGLTVKADVRNDSANAVQAIVSGTVAGRSLSQPVSLAAHEKKTVTFPVVGLDKPDVWWPAGMGGQPLYDLDLTASVDGTASDSAHSRFGVRDVQAPLNSSGGRQYSVNGRPLLIKGGGWSPDLLLRWNPVQVADKLAYVKDLGLNTVRLEGHIEPDEFFDLADAMGILTMPGWECCDKWEGQVNGDEKGEPWTEADYPVASASMTAEAERLRDHPSVLSFHIGSDFTPDARIEKGYLDALAAADWPAPVVSAASAKSSPQLGKSGMKMNGPYEWVPPGYWYDKAHADGGGAWNFNSETSAGPDIPTMDTLRRMMSASELDTLWKNPAAPQYHRSQSETFANLKIFGDALAGRYGKPSGLADFVRKAQLAQYENVRAEFESHSRNYTDASNPSTGLIYWMLNSGWTSLHWQLFDAYLDQNGAYYGAKKANEPLHIQYSYDTKSVVVVNSDHAAAANLTASVQLYNVDGTQKFSQRKTGLSVAGDGAKATALTIGAVSGLSPTYLAKLVLTDAAGKEVSRNVYWLSTKPDTIDWANNDWYYAPTTSYADLSGLNSLPAATVGATANSVPNADGTTTTTVKLTTTSSGKAPAFSVDAHVIGADGAPVLPVRWTDNEVSLWPGESVTLTATYRTADLKGAAPRVRVSGWNTGTQTVG; encoded by the coding sequence GTGACCCATCGCCGGCCGAAGATCCCCGTACGGCTGCTCGCCGTCGTGACACTCGCCGTCGCCGTGAGCGGCATAGCCGTTCCCGCCGCCACCTCCGCCGCCGGGCCCGAGCCGGCCCGCGCCGTCCTGTCCGTCGGCGCCGCGGCCGGGACAGCGGTCCCGGTCCCCGGCTACCTCATCCAGTCCTCGGCGCGGGTATCCGACGACGCCGCCGTCTCGAAACCCGGCTTCCCCGTCAAGGGCTGGTACCCGGTGGGCGCGCGCTCGACCGTCTACGCCGGGCTGCTGGCGAACGGGAAGTACCCCGACCCGTTCTACTCCACCGCCATGAAGAACGTGCCCACGGCGGACTTCAAGGTGCCCTGGTGGTACCGCACCGACCTGACCCTCGACGACCCGGCGCAGCGCACCTACCTCGACTTCAGCGGCGTGCTGTCCAAAGCGGACGTCTGGGTCAACGGCACCCGCGTCGCGACCAAGGAGCAGGTCAACGGCGCCTACACGCGGCACGACCTCGACGTCACCGCGCTCGTGCACGGCGGCACCAACAGCGTCGCGTTCAAGGTCTACCCGAACGACCCGGACAAGGACCTGTCGATGGGCTGGATCGACTGGGCGCAGACCCCGCCGGACCAGAACATGGGCATCGTGCGCGACGTGCTGGTACGCCGCGGCGGGCCGGTCGCGCTGCGCGGCGGGCACGTGGTCACCAAGCTGGCCGTGCCCGCGCTGGACCACGCCGGCCTGACCGTGAAGGCCGACGTCCGCAACGATTCCGCGAACGCGGTGCAGGCCATCGTGTCCGGCACCGTCGCCGGCCGTTCCCTCAGCCAGCCGGTTTCGCTGGCCGCACACGAGAAGAAGACCGTCACGTTCCCCGTGGTGGGGCTGGACAAGCCGGATGTCTGGTGGCCCGCGGGCATGGGCGGGCAGCCGCTGTACGACCTCGATCTGACCGCGAGCGTCGACGGCACCGCGTCGGACTCCGCGCACTCGCGCTTCGGCGTCCGTGACGTCCAGGCGCCGCTGAACTCCAGCGGTGGCAGGCAATACTCGGTCAACGGCCGCCCGCTGCTGATCAAGGGCGGCGGCTGGTCGCCGGACCTGCTGCTGCGGTGGAACCCGGTCCAGGTGGCGGACAAGCTGGCCTACGTCAAGGACCTCGGCCTCAACACCGTGCGGCTGGAGGGCCACATCGAGCCCGACGAGTTCTTCGACCTCGCCGACGCCATGGGCATCCTCACCATGCCCGGCTGGGAGTGCTGCGACAAGTGGGAGGGCCAGGTCAACGGCGACGAGAAGGGCGAGCCCTGGACCGAGGCCGACTACCCGGTCGCGAGCGCGTCGATGACCGCCGAGGCCGAGCGGCTGCGCGATCACCCGAGCGTGCTCTCGTTCCACATCGGCAGCGACTTCACCCCGGACGCCCGGATCGAGAAGGGCTACCTCGACGCGCTCGCGGCCGCGGACTGGCCCGCGCCGGTCGTCTCCGCGGCGTCGGCGAAATCCTCGCCGCAGCTGGGGAAGTCGGGCATGAAGATGAACGGCCCGTACGAATGGGTCCCGCCGGGCTACTGGTACGACAAGGCCCACGCCGACGGCGGCGGCGCGTGGAACTTCAACTCCGAGACCAGCGCGGGCCCCGACATCCCGACGATGGACACGCTGCGGCGGATGATGTCGGCGAGCGAGCTGGACACGCTGTGGAAGAACCCCGCGGCGCCGCAGTACCACCGCTCGCAGTCGGAGACCTTCGCGAACCTGAAGATCTTCGGCGACGCGCTCGCCGGCCGCTACGGCAAGCCGTCCGGCCTGGCCGACTTCGTGCGCAAGGCGCAGCTCGCGCAGTACGAGAACGTGCGCGCGGAGTTCGAGTCGCATTCCCGCAACTACACGGACGCCTCGAACCCGTCGACCGGGCTGATCTACTGGATGCTCAACAGCGGGTGGACGTCGCTGCACTGGCAGCTCTTCGACGCCTACCTCGACCAGAACGGCGCGTACTACGGCGCCAAGAAGGCCAACGAGCCGCTGCACATCCAGTACTCCTACGACACGAAGTCAGTGGTCGTGGTGAACTCGGACCACGCCGCGGCGGCGAACCTGACCGCGTCGGTGCAACTGTACAATGTGGACGGAACGCAGAAGTTCAGCCAGCGCAAGACCGGGCTGTCCGTGGCCGGTGACGGCGCCAAGGCCACGGCGCTCACGATCGGCGCGGTCAGCGGGCTCTCCCCGACGTACCTGGCGAAGCTGGTGCTCACCGACGCCGCGGGCAAGGAGGTGAGCCGCAACGTCTACTGGCTCTCCACCAAGCCCGACACCATCGACTGGGCGAACAACGACTGGTACTACGCGCCGACCACGTCGTACGCGGATCTCTCCGGTCTGAACAGCCTGCCTGCCGCCACTGTCGGCGCCACGGCGAATTCGGTGCCGAACGCGGACGGCACGACCACCACCACGGTCAAGCTGACCACCACCTCGTCCGGCAAGGCCCCGGCCTTCTCCGTCGACGCCCACGTGATCGGCGCCGACGGCGCCCCGGTGCTGCCGGTGCGCTGGACGGACAACGAGGTCAGCCTGTGGCCGGGCGAGTCCGTGACGCTGACGGCCACCTACCGCACCGCGGACCTCAAGGGCGCTGCCCCGCGGGTACGGGTGTCCGGCTGGAACACGGGGACGCAGACGGTCGGCTGA
- a CDS encoding carboxylesterase/lipase family protein, translating into MTVEVRGGAVRGETRNGTAVFLGVPYAEPPVGGLRFRAPRPALGWAGVRDATRFAARAPQPELSGRGFTGDEDCLYLNVYAPAEPGSYPVLVWIHGGGGVMGAPHQFDPSAYARRGVVVVTVAYRLGVLGLLHLPGVSDGNLSLRDQVLALEWVRDNAGAFGGDPARVTLAGQSNGGRTVGTLLAVPAARGLFRQAIVQSGTGVGSVVHTPAEGAAVASAVLADLDAPAEALATLPVTRILEAQQRVAAASGTLVTYRVVVDGSLLPERPGEAVAEGAARDVRVLTGTTADEQDLFSWLQSGGAKLLGSGSTMLGAAAIERMTAAYRALLPDWPEDQARNRALTAGDWWLPAIRLAETQHAAGGAAWMYRLDWRIAPRGRGLGAPHGLDLLLMFDDVANRNWRFLFAAKKPDPKRLQTVATEMFEAWLGFVTTGDPGWPRYEPDHRITRVFDDVTRTVPDPDREQRLLWEGE; encoded by the coding sequence ATGACAGTCGAGGTGCGCGGCGGGGCCGTGCGAGGGGAGACCCGTAACGGGACAGCGGTGTTCCTCGGTGTGCCGTACGCCGAGCCACCGGTGGGCGGGCTGCGCTTCCGCGCGCCACGCCCGGCGCTGGGCTGGGCGGGTGTTCGTGACGCCACGAGGTTCGCCGCGCGGGCGCCGCAGCCCGAGCTCAGCGGGCGCGGTTTCACCGGTGACGAGGACTGCCTGTACCTGAACGTGTACGCGCCGGCCGAACCCGGGTCGTACCCGGTGCTGGTGTGGATCCACGGCGGCGGCGGGGTGATGGGCGCGCCGCACCAGTTCGATCCGTCGGCGTACGCGCGGCGCGGTGTCGTGGTGGTGACGGTGGCGTACCGGCTGGGCGTGCTCGGCCTGCTGCACCTGCCGGGGGTGTCCGACGGGAACCTGTCGCTGCGCGACCAGGTGCTCGCGCTGGAGTGGGTGCGGGACAACGCCGGGGCGTTCGGCGGCGACCCGGCGCGGGTCACCCTCGCCGGGCAGTCGAACGGCGGCCGGACCGTCGGCACGCTGCTGGCCGTGCCCGCCGCGCGCGGGCTGTTCCGGCAGGCGATCGTGCAGAGCGGCACCGGCGTCGGGTCCGTGGTGCACACGCCGGCCGAGGGCGCCGCGGTGGCTTCGGCGGTGCTGGCGGATCTCGACGCGCCGGCCGAAGCGCTCGCGACCTTGCCGGTGACGAGGATTCTCGAGGCGCAGCAACGGGTCGCGGCCGCGTCGGGCACATTGGTGACCTACCGCGTGGTCGTCGACGGCTCGTTGCTGCCGGAGCGGCCGGGGGAGGCCGTCGCCGAGGGGGCGGCGCGGGACGTCCGGGTGCTGACCGGCACCACGGCCGACGAGCAGGACCTGTTCTCCTGGCTGCAGAGCGGCGGCGCGAAGCTGCTCGGCTCGGGCTCCACGATGCTCGGCGCCGCCGCGATCGAACGGATGACCGCCGCGTACCGCGCGCTGCTGCCGGACTGGCCCGAGGACCAGGCCCGCAACCGCGCCCTGACCGCGGGCGACTGGTGGCTGCCCGCGATCCGCCTGGCCGAGACCCAGCACGCGGCGGGCGGCGCGGCCTGGATGTACCGGCTGGACTGGCGGATCGCCCCACGCGGCCGAGGCCTCGGCGCCCCGCACGGCCTCGACCTGCTGCTGATGTTCGACGACGTGGCCAACCGGAACTGGCGTTTCCTGTTCGCCGCGAAGAAGCCGGACCCCAAGCGCCTGCAAACGGTGGCGACGGAGATGTTCGAGGCCTGGCTCGGCTTCGTCACCACCGGCGATCCCGGCTGGCCCCGGTACGAGCCGGATCACCGGATCACCCGGGTGTTCGACGACGTCACCCGGACGGTGCCGGATCCGGATCGGGAGCAGCGGTTGTTGTGGGAGGGGGAGTGA
- a CDS encoding Na+/H+ antiporter, producing the protein MEIAAGLVGLVVTVLLVTAIARRLDWSAPLCLVAVGVAASYVPGVPEFQLDPEVVLLGLLPPLLYSASIQTSLIAFRKLRGPIALLSVGLVVFTTFGVGLVTWAVVPGLPLAAGIALGAVVAPPDAVAASVVARRVGMPRKLVRLLEGESLFNDAAALVALRTAIAAVAGSVTLWQVGLDFLLAAVGGAVVGGVIGVVASWVRARMDDSVSDTALSFAVPFAAYLAAEAVHGSGVLAVVVAGLILGHRSPRILSGSSRLASRLNWQTVQFLLENMVFLLIGLQLRRILAEVAKSGLSFAQLVGICAAVLGTTIVTRVLWMIGIGLSKRLSHRLHSLRTKIWPWRYSAVIAWAGMRGVVTLAAAFVLPADTPQRAVLVLAAFVVVAGTLVVQGMSLPLLVRRLRLPRPDPAEDALQEAAVLNDMTRVALARLEELRTPDDPPEVIQRLRDRLQYRADSAWEQLGRQSALAETPSDAYRRLRVQLLEVEREQFLSARDNGTADDDVLRRVLARLDIEESMLDRDEEGPLVDERELSTPAATAGSCKHLSHEWKPVEPSTADSCAACVEEGTTWVHLRMCIKCGNVACCDSSPRKHATQHFHDSRHPVMRSYEPGETWRWCFVDLQLG; encoded by the coding sequence GTGGAGATCGCGGCAGGGTTGGTCGGACTGGTCGTGACGGTTCTCCTCGTCACGGCGATCGCGCGGCGGCTGGACTGGTCGGCGCCCCTGTGCCTGGTGGCGGTGGGGGTCGCCGCCTCGTACGTGCCCGGGGTGCCGGAGTTCCAGCTCGACCCCGAGGTCGTGCTGCTCGGACTGCTGCCGCCACTGCTGTATTCGGCCTCCATCCAGACGTCGCTGATCGCGTTCCGCAAGCTGCGCGGGCCGATCGCGCTGCTGTCGGTGGGCCTGGTCGTGTTCACCACGTTCGGCGTCGGGCTGGTCACCTGGGCGGTGGTGCCCGGGCTGCCGCTGGCCGCCGGCATCGCGCTGGGCGCGGTGGTGGCGCCGCCGGACGCCGTGGCCGCGAGCGTCGTCGCCCGCCGGGTCGGCATGCCGCGCAAGCTGGTGCGGCTGCTGGAGGGCGAGAGCCTGTTCAACGACGCGGCCGCGCTGGTCGCCCTGCGCACGGCCATCGCGGCCGTCGCCGGCTCGGTCACGCTGTGGCAGGTCGGGCTCGACTTTCTGCTCGCCGCAGTCGGTGGCGCCGTGGTGGGCGGTGTGATCGGCGTGGTGGCGTCCTGGGTCCGGGCGCGGATGGACGATTCGGTCAGCGACACCGCGCTGTCGTTCGCCGTGCCGTTCGCCGCCTACCTGGCGGCCGAGGCGGTGCACGGCTCGGGGGTGCTGGCAGTGGTCGTCGCCGGGCTGATCCTGGGCCACCGGTCGCCGCGGATCCTGTCCGGCTCCTCACGGCTGGCGAGCAGGCTCAACTGGCAGACGGTGCAGTTCCTGCTGGAGAACATGGTCTTCCTGCTGATCGGCCTGCAGCTGCGCCGGATCCTCGCGGAAGTGGCGAAGAGCGGGCTGTCGTTCGCGCAGCTCGTGGGCATCTGCGCCGCGGTGCTGGGCACGACGATCGTGACGCGGGTGCTGTGGATGATCGGCATCGGCCTGTCCAAGCGGCTCAGCCACCGCCTGCACTCCCTGCGGACGAAGATCTGGCCGTGGCGCTACTCGGCGGTGATCGCGTGGGCCGGGATGCGCGGGGTGGTGACGCTCGCCGCCGCCTTCGTCCTGCCCGCCGACACCCCGCAGCGCGCGGTCCTCGTGCTGGCGGCGTTCGTGGTGGTGGCCGGCACCCTCGTGGTGCAGGGCATGTCACTGCCCCTGCTGGTCCGACGGCTGCGGCTGCCCCGGCCGGACCCGGCGGAGGACGCGCTGCAGGAGGCGGCCGTGCTCAACGACATGACCCGCGTGGCGCTGGCCCGGCTGGAGGAGCTGCGCACGCCCGACGACCCGCCCGAGGTGATCCAGCGGCTCCGGGACCGGCTGCAGTACCGCGCCGACTCGGCGTGGGAGCAGCTCGGACGGCAGAGCGCGCTCGCGGAGACGCCCAGCGACGCCTACCGCCGGTTGCGCGTGCAGCTGCTGGAGGTGGAGCGTGAGCAGTTCCTGAGCGCCCGCGACAACGGGACCGCCGACGACGACGTGTTGCGGCGGGTACTGGCCCGGCTCGACATCGAGGAATCGATGCTCGACCGCGATGAGGAGGGACCGCTGGTGGACGAACGTGAGCTGAGCACCCCGGCCGCCACCGCCGGCTCGTGCAAGCACCTTTCGCACGAGTGGAAGCCGGTCGAGCCGAGTACCGCCGACAGCTGCGCGGCGTGCGTCGAGGAGGGCACGACCTGGGTGCACCTGCGGATGTGCATCAAGTGCGGCAACGTCGCCTGCTGCGACTCCTCGCCGCGCAAGCACGCGACCCAGCACTTCCACGACAGCAGGCACCCGGTGATGCGCAGCTACGAGCCGGGTGAGACCTGGCGCTGGTGTTTTGTGGACCTGCAGCTGGGCTGA
- a CDS encoding histidine phosphatase family protein: MSTPEQEVEYRQFRFSPPAGATEIFLVRHGESMPARAGAPFDLVDGQADPDLAPEGRDHASRVGARLAGERIDALYVTTLRRTVQTAAPLAEKLGLTPSVEPDLREIHLGDWENGLFRRHTTDGHPIVDRLWAEQRWDVIPGAESDEAFGARVRAALLRIAAANPDRRVAVFTHGGVIGEVFAQASRAVDRFTFLNADNGSVSHLVIDGDRWIVRRFNDTAHLEAPLG; encoded by the coding sequence ATGAGCACGCCCGAACAGGAAGTCGAGTACCGCCAGTTCCGGTTCAGCCCGCCGGCCGGGGCCACCGAGATCTTCCTTGTCCGCCACGGTGAGTCGATGCCGGCGCGGGCCGGCGCGCCGTTCGACCTCGTCGACGGCCAGGCCGACCCCGACCTCGCGCCCGAGGGCCGCGACCACGCCAGCCGCGTGGGCGCCCGGCTGGCGGGCGAGCGGATCGACGCGCTGTACGTGACCACGCTGCGCCGCACCGTTCAGACGGCGGCGCCGCTGGCGGAGAAGCTCGGGCTGACGCCGTCGGTCGAGCCGGACCTGCGCGAGATCCACCTCGGCGACTGGGAAAACGGCCTCTTCCGGCGCCACACCACCGACGGCCACCCCATCGTCGACCGGCTGTGGGCCGAGCAGCGCTGGGACGTCATCCCGGGCGCGGAGTCCGACGAGGCGTTCGGCGCGCGCGTCCGCGCGGCGCTGCTGCGGATCGCCGCGGCGAACCCGGACCGCCGCGTCGCGGTCTTCACCCACGGCGGCGTGATCGGCGAGGTGTTCGCGCAGGCGAGCCGCGCCGTCGACCGCTTCACCTTCCTGAACGCGGACAACGGGTCGGTCTCGCACCTGGTGATCGACGGCGACCGGTGGATCGTGCGGCGCTTCAACGACACCGCGCACCTCGAAGCCCCGCTCGGCTAA
- a CDS encoding ABC transporter permease produces the protein MNAAIGFGPALLVVLVVLALAGGAVVRFGELGQGRAVLIAAVRAVAQLALVSLVITVILRSGWLTGLFILLMFSIAVFTSASRIGVPRESLPWVAAAIASGVVPVLALVLGSGVVPPEPIAVVPVAGIVIGGTMTATSQAARRALDELKSRHGEYEAALALGFLPRAAALEICRPSAGQALIPALDQTRTVGLVTLPGAYVGVLLGGASPLQAGTTQVLVLLGLLAAEAVAVLTTVQLVAAGRVRRDERPARARWFARR, from the coding sequence GTGAACGCCGCGATCGGATTCGGGCCCGCGCTGCTGGTGGTGCTGGTCGTGCTCGCGCTGGCCGGGGGCGCCGTCGTCCGCTTCGGCGAGCTGGGGCAGGGGCGGGCGGTGCTGATCGCCGCGGTCCGGGCCGTCGCGCAGCTCGCGCTCGTCTCGCTGGTGATCACGGTGATCCTGCGCTCGGGCTGGCTCACCGGGCTGTTCATCCTGCTGATGTTCTCGATCGCGGTCTTCACGTCGGCGTCGCGGATCGGGGTGCCGCGCGAATCGCTGCCGTGGGTGGCGGCCGCCATCGCGTCCGGGGTGGTGCCGGTGCTCGCGCTGGTGCTGGGCTCGGGCGTCGTCCCGCCGGAGCCGATCGCCGTCGTGCCGGTCGCGGGCATCGTGATCGGCGGGACCATGACCGCGACGTCGCAGGCGGCCCGGCGCGCCCTCGACGAACTCAAGTCCCGGCACGGCGAGTACGAGGCCGCGCTGGCGCTGGGGTTCCTGCCGAGGGCGGCCGCACTGGAGATCTGCCGCCCGTCCGCCGGGCAGGCCCTGATCCCCGCGCTGGACCAGACGCGCACCGTCGGCCTGGTCACCCTCCCCGGCGCGTACGTCGGCGTCCTGCTGGGCGGCGCGAGCCCGCTGCAGGCGGGCACGACGCAGGTGCTGGTGCTGCTCGGCCTGCTCGCCGCCGAGGCGGTGGCCGTGCTGACGACGGTCCAGCTCGTCGCGGCTGGGCGGGTCCGCCGTGACGAGCGGCCGGCCAGGGCCCGGTGGTTCGCCCGGCGTTAG
- a CDS encoding MmpS family transport accessory protein, with amino-acid sequence MSVPTTTPPESTPGRTGPGRLRPSGSVVVVIGVIAVAFAVASYVMPKAAPAADEGPATPIVGIAKAEPVVQLATHTVVYQLLGPAGGARYLTYVASGADLEQLAAVTAPWSVTVTRTGPADQVEFSSLAAQNAGPGELTCRIVVDGVVVAEKSVSGEGRQLSCTA; translated from the coding sequence ATGAGTGTTCCCACCACGACCCCGCCGGAGTCCACGCCGGGCCGCACCGGCCCGGGCCGCCTCCGGCCTTCAGGCAGCGTCGTGGTCGTGATCGGCGTGATCGCGGTGGCGTTCGCCGTGGCCTCCTACGTCATGCCGAAGGCCGCGCCCGCGGCCGACGAGGGCCCGGCCACCCCGATCGTCGGCATCGCCAAGGCCGAGCCCGTGGTCCAGCTGGCCACGCACACCGTCGTCTACCAGCTCCTCGGCCCGGCCGGGGGCGCCCGTTACCTCACCTACGTCGCCAGCGGCGCGGACCTCGAGCAGCTGGCCGCGGTCACCGCGCCGTGGTCGGTCACGGTCACCCGCACCGGCCCGGCCGACCAGGTCGAGTTCTCCAGCCTGGCCGCGCAGAACGCCGGGCCGGGCGAGCTGACCTGCCGCATCGTCGTGGACGGCGTGGTCGTCGCCGAGAAGTCCGTTTCGGGGGAGGGCCGCCAGCTCAGCTGCACCGCGTGA
- a CDS encoding NUDIX hydrolase yields the protein MNPIDALAWVHVRDRRLLSVRTSGKAKFYLPGGKREPGEGDVAGLCREIREELGVELDPLSFRLFTLLDEQADGFADGRRVHMTCYTADHQGEPVPSAEIAEAAWLASADADACPPAGRRVLRMLADAGLVD from the coding sequence ATGAACCCGATCGACGCGCTGGCCTGGGTGCACGTCCGGGACCGGCGGCTGCTGTCGGTCCGCACGAGCGGCAAGGCGAAGTTCTACCTGCCCGGCGGCAAGCGCGAGCCGGGCGAGGGCGACGTGGCCGGCCTGTGCCGCGAGATCCGCGAAGAGCTGGGCGTGGAGCTGGACCCGTTGAGCTTCCGCCTCTTCACCCTGCTCGACGAGCAGGCCGACGGGTTCGCCGACGGCCGCCGCGTGCACATGACCTGTTACACCGCCGACCACCAAGGTGAACCGGTGCCGTCGGCGGAGATCGCCGAAGCGGCGTGGCTGGCCTCCGCCGACGCGGACGCGTGCCCGCCCGCGGGACGGCGCGTCCTGCGGATGCTCGCCGATGCCGGCCTCGTGGACTGA